One Streptomyces sp. CNQ-509 DNA window includes the following coding sequences:
- a CDS encoding ketoacyl-ACP synthase III family protein has product MTTPVSAPPPFPPLTPSALDFTAGGDLRLASAAVEAPPALPLAEAVRDGLISAADAELTGYRSVTVAEETSSLYDLAAGAAVSAVGRAPVPAAALGTVLFANVFPQPRPPLHNLATAVAEAVSAPAVFAAEISGGCVAGLNALVIAAQRMLATRERAALVVAGDLWSRPHIDRFNCEQGYVFADGAAAVVLARDAGFARLLSAATLTDPLLSGLHAEAPSDRTPVDITARARAFLTTRMGTEVVIGRLRSGLTATIGAALSRAGAGLADVAHVLVPAIGAPFLKRNYLDALDIPVSRTTWDYAAVTGHVGAADPFGALAHLVDHDRCRSGDLVLLVSEGLGFQWTVVLLKVL; this is encoded by the coding sequence ATGACGACCCCGGTTTCGGCACCGCCTCCCTTCCCACCGCTCACCCCCAGCGCTCTCGACTTCACCGCGGGCGGCGATCTGCGCCTCGCGTCGGCGGCGGTCGAGGCGCCGCCCGCCCTGCCCCTCGCCGAAGCCGTCCGTGACGGGCTGATCTCCGCGGCGGACGCGGAACTCACCGGGTACCGCAGCGTCACCGTCGCCGAGGAGACGAGCAGCCTCTACGACCTCGCCGCCGGCGCGGCCGTGTCGGCCGTCGGCCGCGCGCCCGTGCCCGCCGCCGCCCTCGGCACCGTGCTCTTCGCCAACGTCTTCCCGCAGCCGCGCCCGCCGCTGCACAACCTGGCCACCGCGGTCGCCGAAGCCGTCAGCGCCCCCGCGGTCTTCGCCGCCGAGATATCGGGCGGCTGCGTGGCCGGACTCAACGCCCTCGTGATCGCCGCCCAGCGGATGCTCGCCACCCGGGAGCGCGCCGCCCTCGTCGTCGCGGGCGACCTCTGGAGCCGGCCCCACATCGACCGCTTCAACTGCGAGCAGGGGTACGTGTTCGCCGACGGCGCCGCCGCCGTCGTACTCGCCCGCGACGCGGGATTCGCCCGGCTGCTCTCCGCGGCGACCCTCACCGATCCGCTGCTGAGCGGGCTGCACGCCGAGGCGCCCTCGGACCGCACCCCCGTCGACATCACCGCGCGCGCCCGCGCCTTCCTCACCACCCGGATGGGCACGGAGGTCGTCATCGGCCGCCTCAGGTCCGGCCTGACGGCCACGATCGGCGCCGCCCTCTCCCGGGCCGGTGCCGGTCTCGCGGACGTCGCCCACGTGCTCGTCCCGGCCATCGGCGCGCCCTTCCTCAAGCGCAACTACCTCGACGCGCTGGACATCCCGGTGTCGCGCACCACGTGGGACTACGCGGCGGTCACCGGCCACGTCGGCGCCGCCGACCCGTTCGGCGCCCTCGCACACCTCGTGGACCACGACCGCTGCCGCAGCGGCGACCTCGTCCTCCTCGTCTCCGAGGGGCTCGGATTCCAGTGGACCGTCGTGCTCCTGAAGGTCCTGTAG
- a CDS encoding FAD-dependent monooxygenase: MQVLVVGAGPAGMVAGITLAGYGVDVLLVEKRPEASELSRAMLISTRTMELVRRWGLEAAVRAKASDVEAYTYVTETLAAGTGTEMPMAIPTRPEAALVSPTRPAWAPQDDLEPVLLAHLRTLPAAQVRLGCELTALFQDDDGIRATLLDHATGSSHVVEARYVIGGDGPYSTVREQLGIAMEGLDHLGGYESVQFRAELDGVIGDPDRKPAVYMITRPDAAGFLSRRGQGDRWSFARGRAPDQPGLADLDDAGLAALLARAAGVDTLRPRIERFSSFALAAMLADRYRERRGFVIGDAAHRMTPRGGTGMNTAIQDAFDLGWKLAWTLQGWARDDLLDTYETERRPVGRHNVDFSAAPPTEPATAAETLPWDLNGRLAHHWVPPADGARDEPVSTVDLIGDGLTLLTGPEGKRWTGAGAVGAGPVPLAVHTLDRATADALGLPPAGAMLVRPDCREIQRWPEYDEAAPPRVESLTPAAHALLAAD, from the coding sequence GTGCAAGTGCTCGTAGTGGGCGCCGGACCCGCCGGCATGGTGGCCGGCATCACCCTCGCGGGCTACGGCGTCGACGTCCTGCTCGTCGAGAAGCGCCCGGAGGCGTCCGAGCTGTCGCGGGCCATGCTCATCAGCACCAGGACCATGGAACTGGTGCGCCGCTGGGGCCTGGAGGCGGCGGTACGCGCCAAGGCGAGCGACGTCGAGGCGTACACGTACGTCACCGAGACCCTGGCCGCCGGCACCGGCACCGAGATGCCGATGGCCATCCCGACCCGGCCCGAGGCGGCCCTGGTGAGCCCGACCCGGCCCGCGTGGGCGCCGCAGGACGACCTGGAGCCCGTGCTCCTGGCCCATCTGCGCACGCTGCCCGCCGCGCAGGTGCGGCTCGGCTGCGAACTCACCGCGCTCTTCCAGGACGACGACGGCATCCGGGCCACGCTGCTCGACCACGCGACCGGGAGCAGCCACGTGGTCGAGGCGCGCTACGTGATCGGCGGCGACGGCCCGTACAGCACGGTGCGCGAGCAACTCGGCATCGCCATGGAGGGCCTGGACCACCTCGGCGGCTACGAGTCGGTCCAGTTCCGGGCCGAGCTCGACGGCGTCATCGGGGACCCGGACCGCAAGCCCGCCGTCTACATGATCACCCGGCCGGACGCGGCCGGCTTCCTCAGCCGCCGCGGCCAGGGGGACCGGTGGAGCTTCGCGCGCGGTCGCGCCCCCGACCAGCCGGGTCTCGCCGACCTCGACGACGCCGGGCTGGCCGCGCTGCTGGCCCGCGCGGCGGGCGTCGACACGCTCCGGCCGCGGATCGAGCGGTTCAGCAGCTTCGCGCTCGCCGCCATGCTCGCCGACCGGTACCGGGAGCGCCGCGGCTTCGTCATCGGCGACGCCGCCCACCGGATGACGCCCCGCGGCGGCACCGGCATGAACACCGCGATCCAGGACGCCTTCGACCTCGGCTGGAAGCTCGCCTGGACGCTCCAGGGCTGGGCACGGGACGACCTGCTCGACACCTACGAGACCGAGCGCCGCCCGGTCGGCAGGCACAACGTCGACTTCTCCGCCGCCCCGCCCACCGAGCCCGCCACCGCCGCGGAGACCCTGCCGTGGGACCTCAACGGACGGCTGGCCCACCACTGGGTCCCGCCCGCGGACGGCGCGCGGGACGAGCCGGTCTCCACCGTCGACCTGATCGGCGACGGGCTCACCCTGCTCACCGGTCCCGAGGGGAAGCGCTGGACCGGGGCCGGAGCCGTCGGCGCCGGGCCCGTGCCGCTCGCGGTGCACACCCTCGACCGGGCCACCGCCGACGCCCTCGGGCTGCCGCCCGCGGGCGCGATGCTCGTACGCCCCGACTGCCGCGAGATCCAGCGGTGGCCGGAGTACGACGAGGCCGCACCGCCCCGGGTGGAGTCCCTGACCCCGGCCGCGCACGCGCTCCTCGCCGCCGACTGA
- a CDS encoding 3-oxoacyl-[acyl-carrier-protein] synthase III C-terminal domain-containing protein, producing the protein MAQPPFPALTPSATDFTKGGALYVAAAATELPPAMPIEDAIRDGLYTRESAGIAEYTGVTIADESSSILDLASAAALSATARSNVPATDIRSLLFVSIFPFTHPRLYNLPAAIAEAVRAPSAFTTQISNASCAAGVDALVMAGHRLLLTEDPAALVVAAELWRMPHIDRFDCNPNFIFADGASAVVLGRSGGYARLLSGATLTDPTLSGLHVEVPSDRTPVDVSARAGAFFRRTGRDTAEVHGRLEAGLRATIDSSLAPAGISLDDVACVVLPAVGRTFLQRYLDMLKIPVSRTTWGYFATTSHIGPGDQFSALEYLAENDRCRSGDVILLIGEGVGFQFSVAVLEVQ; encoded by the coding sequence ATGGCCCAGCCCCCCTTTCCGGCCCTGACCCCCAGCGCCACCGACTTCACGAAGGGCGGCGCGCTCTACGTCGCTGCCGCGGCGACGGAACTGCCGCCCGCCATGCCCATCGAAGACGCCATTCGCGACGGGCTGTACACCCGGGAGAGCGCCGGCATCGCCGAATACACCGGCGTCACCATCGCGGACGAATCCAGTTCCATCCTCGACCTGGCGTCCGCCGCCGCCCTTTCCGCGACCGCGAGATCGAACGTGCCGGCCACCGACATACGCAGCCTGCTGTTCGTCAGCATCTTCCCCTTCACGCACCCGCGCCTCTACAACCTGCCCGCGGCGATCGCCGAAGCGGTCCGCGCGCCGAGCGCCTTCACCACCCAGATATCCAACGCGTCCTGCGCCGCGGGCGTCGACGCCCTCGTCATGGCCGGGCACCGCCTGCTGCTCACCGAGGACCCCGCCGCCCTCGTCGTCGCCGCCGAACTCTGGCGGATGCCCCACATCGACCGCTTCGACTGCAATCCGAACTTCATCTTCGCCGACGGCGCGTCCGCCGTCGTGCTCGGCCGGTCGGGCGGCTACGCCCGGCTGCTCTCCGGGGCGACCCTCACCGATCCGACGCTGAGCGGGCTGCACGTCGAAGTCCCCTCGGACCGCACCCCCGTCGACGTCAGCGCGCGCGCCGGCGCGTTCTTCCGGCGGACGGGCCGGGACACCGCCGAGGTGCACGGGCGCCTCGAAGCGGGGCTGAGGGCCACGATCGACAGTTCCCTGGCGCCGGCCGGCATCAGCCTGGACGACGTGGCGTGCGTGGTCCTGCCGGCGGTCGGGAGGACGTTCCTGCAGCGGTATCTCGACATGCTGAAGATTCCCGTTTCCCGCACCACGTGGGGCTACTTCGCGACCACGAGCCACATCGGCCCCGGCGACCAGTTCAGCGCCCTCGAATATCTCGCGGAGAACGACCGCTGCCGCAGCGGCGACGTGATTCTCCTCATCGGCGAGGGCGTGGGCTTCCAGTTCAGCGTCGCGGTACTCGAAGTCCAGTAG
- the dxs gene encoding 1-deoxy-D-xylulose-5-phosphate synthase, with the protein MTLLDSLRGPKDLKDLGPNELTGLAAEIRDRLISTVSANSGHLGPNLGVVELTIAMHRVFDSPRDPLIFDTGHQSYVHKLLTGRQEEFATLRQPGGMSGYPCQAESPHDHVENSHASTSLSYADGLGKAFKLRGEDDRTVAAVIGDGALTGGMAWEALNNIAAAKSNRVVIIVNDNGRSYSPTHGAIATHLAQVRTSQKYENVLASIKSTLPRTPLVGAPLYETLHGIKKGLKDVLQPQVMFEDLGLKYVGPIDGHDQAGLELALAHAKDFGGPVIVHVLTRKGHGYAPAENNDEDHLHQVGANTDPLTGAPVKKAARTWSHVFADEILKIGGKREDVVAITAAMLHPTGLAPFAKAHPDRVFDVGIAEQHAVTMAAGLAMGGLHPVVALYSTFLNRAFDQMLMDVALHKLPVTFVLDRAGVTGPDGASHNGMWDGSISQMIPGMRVAAPRDAKRLSELLTEALDDATGPTLLRWPKAPAGEEVPGLGKLGGMDVVARPEEGTATDVLLVGAGVMAGVCADAAARLADQGIGALAVDPRWVKPVDPALAAAARDVRLVVTVEDNGISGGFGDAVCRDLRDAGVATPVTSFGLPQEFLDHNTRGGILEQAGLTGQHIARSVTEAVSGRRGEVVGSR; encoded by the coding sequence ATGACACTTCTAGATTCGCTCCGTGGTCCGAAGGATCTCAAGGACCTTGGGCCGAATGAGCTCACCGGTCTTGCCGCCGAGATCAGGGACCGATTGATCTCCACGGTGTCGGCGAACAGCGGGCACCTCGGTCCGAACCTCGGCGTGGTGGAACTCACCATCGCCATGCACCGCGTGTTCGATTCCCCTCGCGATCCGCTCATCTTCGACACCGGCCACCAGTCGTACGTGCACAAGCTGCTGACGGGCCGGCAGGAGGAGTTCGCCACCCTGCGGCAGCCCGGCGGCATGTCCGGATACCCGTGCCAGGCCGAGTCACCCCACGACCACGTGGAGAACTCGCACGCCTCGACCTCCCTGTCGTACGCCGACGGTCTCGGCAAGGCGTTCAAGCTGCGCGGCGAGGACGACAGGACGGTGGCCGCGGTCATCGGCGACGGCGCGCTCACCGGCGGGATGGCCTGGGAGGCGCTGAACAACATCGCCGCGGCCAAGTCGAACCGGGTCGTGATCATCGTCAACGACAACGGGCGTTCGTACTCGCCGACGCACGGCGCCATCGCCACCCACCTCGCGCAGGTGCGGACGTCGCAGAAGTACGAGAACGTGCTCGCCTCCATCAAGTCGACGCTGCCCAGGACCCCGTTGGTCGGCGCGCCCCTCTACGAGACGCTGCACGGGATCAAGAAGGGTCTCAAGGACGTCCTGCAGCCGCAGGTGATGTTCGAGGATCTGGGCCTGAAGTACGTCGGCCCCATCGACGGCCACGACCAGGCGGGACTCGAACTCGCGCTGGCCCACGCCAAGGACTTCGGCGGCCCGGTGATCGTGCACGTGCTGACCCGCAAGGGACACGGCTACGCGCCCGCCGAGAACAACGACGAGGACCACCTGCACCAGGTCGGCGCCAACACCGACCCGCTCACCGGCGCGCCGGTGAAGAAGGCCGCGCGTACCTGGTCGCACGTGTTCGCCGACGAGATCCTCAAGATCGGCGGCAAGCGCGAGGACGTGGTGGCGATCACCGCCGCGATGCTCCACCCCACCGGACTCGCGCCGTTCGCCAAGGCACATCCGGACCGCGTCTTCGACGTCGGCATCGCCGAGCAGCACGCCGTCACCATGGCGGCGGGGCTCGCGATGGGCGGGCTGCACCCGGTGGTGGCGCTCTACTCGACGTTCCTCAACCGGGCGTTCGACCAGATGCTCATGGACGTGGCCCTGCACAAGCTGCCCGTCACCTTCGTGCTGGACCGCGCCGGTGTCACCGGCCCGGACGGCGCGAGCCACAACGGCATGTGGGACGGCTCGATCAGCCAGATGATCCCGGGCATGCGCGTCGCCGCCCCGCGCGACGCCAAGCGGCTCTCCGAGCTGCTGACCGAGGCGCTGGACGACGCCACCGGACCGACGCTGCTGCGCTGGCCGAAGGCGCCGGCCGGCGAGGAGGTCCCGGGTCTCGGCAAGCTCGGCGGCATGGACGTGGTGGCCCGCCCCGAGGAGGGCACCGCCACCGACGTTCTCCTCGTCGGTGCCGGCGTGATGGCCGGGGTGTGCGCGGACGCCGCGGCCCGGCTCGCGGACCAGGGCATCGGCGCGCTCGCCGTCGACCCGCGGTGGGTCAAGCCGGTCGACCCGGCGCTGGCCGCCGCTGCCCGCGACGTACGCCTCGTGGTCACCGTCGAGGACAACGGCATCTCCGGCGGCTTCGGCGACGCCGTCTGCCGCGACCTGCGCGACGCGGGCGTCGCCACCCCGGTCACGTCCTTCGGCCTGCCGCAGGAGTTCCTGGACCACAACACCCGCGGCGGCATCCTCGAACAGGCCGGGCTCACCGGCCAGCACATCGCACGCTCCGTCACCGAGGCGGTCTCCGGCCGCCGCGGCGAGGTCGTCGGCTCGCGCTGA
- a CDS encoding type III polyketide synthase: MSTLCKPAVSVPEYVITMEETLEFAKKVHAGKPQLPLALRLIQKTGVRKRHIVQPIEKTLDHPGLEERNRVYEVESKRMTPPVIEEALANADVAARDIDAIIYVSCTGFLMPSLTAWLINTMGFRSDTRQIPIAQLGCAAGGAAINRAHDFCRAYPGSNVLIVSAELCSLCYQPEDDGIGSLLSDGLFGDAVAAAVVRGRGGTGVTLERNASYLIPDTEEWISYAVRSTGFHFQLDRRVPGTMEPLAPVLRQLATKHGWDVENLDFYIIHAGGPRILDDLSKFLNTDRHMFRHSWSTLTDYGNIASAVVLEALRRLFEENSVVPGASGMIAGFGPGITAEMSVGSWVGEGPRKQAASTPVAAAVG, translated from the coding sequence ATGTCGACTCTTTGCAAGCCAGCGGTGAGCGTGCCGGAATACGTCATCACCATGGAAGAGACCCTGGAATTCGCCAAGAAGGTGCACGCGGGAAAGCCACAGCTTCCGCTGGCGCTCCGGCTCATCCAGAAGACCGGGGTACGGAAAAGGCACATCGTCCAGCCCATCGAGAAGACCCTCGACCACCCCGGTCTCGAGGAGCGCAACCGGGTCTACGAGGTCGAGTCGAAGAGGATGACCCCGCCGGTCATCGAAGAGGCCCTGGCGAACGCGGACGTGGCCGCCCGGGACATCGACGCGATCATCTACGTGTCCTGCACCGGCTTCCTCATGCCGTCGCTGACCGCGTGGCTGATCAACACCATGGGCTTCCGCTCCGACACCCGGCAGATCCCCATCGCGCAGCTCGGCTGCGCCGCCGGCGGCGCAGCCATCAACCGCGCCCACGACTTCTGCCGCGCCTACCCCGGCAGCAACGTCCTCATCGTCTCCGCCGAGCTGTGCTCGCTCTGCTACCAGCCGGAGGACGACGGCATCGGCTCGCTGCTCTCCGACGGCCTCTTCGGCGACGCCGTCGCCGCCGCCGTCGTCCGCGGCCGCGGGGGCACCGGCGTGACGCTGGAGCGCAACGCCTCGTACCTCATCCCGGACACCGAGGAGTGGATCTCCTACGCGGTCCGCTCCACCGGCTTCCACTTCCAGCTCGACCGCCGGGTGCCCGGCACCATGGAGCCGCTCGCCCCGGTGCTGCGCCAACTGGCCACGAAGCACGGCTGGGACGTCGAGAACCTGGACTTCTACATCATCCACGCCGGCGGGCCGCGGATCCTGGACGACCTGAGCAAGTTCCTCAACACCGACCGGCACATGTTCCGGCACAGCTGGTCGACCCTCACCGACTACGGGAACATCGCCAGCGCCGTCGTGCTGGAGGCGCTGCGCCGCCTCTTCGAGGAGAACTCCGTCGTGCCCGGCGCCAGCGGCATGATCGCGGGCTTCGGCCCCGGCATCACCGCCGAGATGTCGGTGGGCAGCTGGGTCGGCGAGGGCCCCCGGAAGCAGGCGGCGAGCACTCCCGTCGCCGCCGCCGTCGGCTGA
- a CDS encoding cupin domain-containing protein — MTSLVVPPGQGRKLITKAQEVTFKVTGADNGFASTFEVVVPPGFDVGAHVHEDAKEFFYVLEGELELFAFEPVARTEDTWHNWESPEGGKPLRAGPGSCMFVDSGTPHAFRNPTSTPTRMLFQSSPPPDHERYFEEICEIFSSGKTVDPGAVQLLRDRYDVKQITPLRYG, encoded by the coding sequence ATGACCAGCCTGGTCGTCCCGCCCGGTCAGGGACGGAAGCTCATCACGAAGGCGCAGGAGGTGACCTTCAAGGTCACCGGCGCGGACAACGGCTTCGCCTCGACCTTCGAGGTCGTCGTCCCGCCCGGCTTCGACGTCGGCGCGCATGTGCACGAGGACGCCAAGGAGTTCTTCTACGTCCTCGAGGGCGAGCTGGAGCTGTTCGCCTTCGAACCCGTCGCCCGCACCGAGGACACCTGGCACAACTGGGAGTCCCCCGAGGGCGGCAAGCCGCTGCGGGCCGGGCCCGGGAGCTGCATGTTCGTGGACAGCGGCACCCCGCACGCCTTCCGCAACCCCACGAGCACCCCGACGCGCATGCTCTTCCAGAGCTCACCGCCGCCCGACCACGAGCGCTACTTCGAGGAGATCTGCGAGATCTTCTCCAGCGGCAAGACCGTGGACCCCGGCGCCGTGCAGCTTCTGCGGGACCGCTACGACGTCAAACAGATCACGCCGCTTCGCTACGGGTAA
- a CDS encoding DegT/DnrJ/EryC1/StrS aminotransferase family protein, whose amino-acid sequence MDSIPLVHASLGMQELAAVEEVFDSDWTAGQGPRGKALEAELARRYSVADAVTLSSCAAALHLALLALKVEPGAEVIVADYTFPAPAHAVHYVGATPVFADVRADTGTVDPQAVADLIGPRTVGIIAVDTVGLPADYAELRQLADRHKLFLIEDAACAIGATYQGRPAGSLAPVACLSFHGRKGITCGEGGALLAEDPAIGADVRLRSSFGIGSIFDKARVIGLPIPIFTDIGYNYKLSDISAAILQVQLGRIEELLDRRNQVAARYGELLKDEELVTVPHVPADRTHAWQSYLLTLDPAVDRAGVAADLRAQGIGCGHGTWASHLQPAYETEQTCPVSADLAQRQLAIPMHAELSLQQAERVVEALRPALRNNTSSSRRPEGSAAPRTTSPVQDNKGGAA is encoded by the coding sequence ATGGACAGCATTCCATTGGTTCACGCGAGTCTGGGCATGCAGGAGCTGGCCGCCGTCGAGGAGGTGTTCGACTCCGACTGGACGGCCGGCCAGGGCCCGCGGGGCAAGGCGCTCGAAGCCGAGCTGGCCCGCCGCTACAGCGTCGCCGACGCCGTCACGCTGAGCAGTTGCGCCGCGGCGCTGCACCTCGCCCTGCTCGCGCTGAAGGTGGAGCCCGGCGCCGAGGTGATCGTCGCCGACTACACCTTCCCGGCGCCCGCCCACGCGGTGCACTACGTCGGCGCCACCCCCGTGTTCGCGGACGTACGGGCCGACACCGGCACCGTCGACCCGCAGGCGGTCGCCGACCTCATCGGCCCGCGCACCGTCGGCATCATCGCCGTGGACACCGTCGGACTGCCCGCCGACTACGCGGAGCTGCGGCAACTCGCCGACCGCCACAAGCTGTTCCTCATCGAGGACGCGGCCTGCGCCATCGGCGCCACGTACCAGGGCCGCCCGGCCGGCTCGCTCGCACCGGTGGCCTGCCTCTCCTTCCACGGCCGCAAGGGGATCACCTGCGGCGAGGGCGGCGCACTGCTCGCCGAGGACCCGGCGATCGGCGCGGACGTGCGACTGCGCTCGTCGTTCGGCATCGGGAGCATCTTCGACAAGGCCCGGGTCATCGGCCTGCCGATCCCGATCTTCACCGACATCGGCTACAACTACAAACTGTCCGACATCTCCGCCGCGATCCTCCAGGTGCAGCTCGGCCGGATCGAGGAACTGCTCGACCGCCGCAACCAGGTGGCGGCCCGCTACGGCGAACTCCTCAAGGACGAGGAACTGGTCACCGTCCCGCACGTGCCCGCGGACCGCACCCACGCCTGGCAGTCGTACCTGCTCACGCTCGACCCGGCCGTCGACCGGGCCGGCGTCGCCGCCGACCTGCGCGCCCAGGGCATCGGCTGCGGACACGGCACCTGGGCCAGCCACCTCCAGCCCGCGTACGAGACCGAACAGACCTGCCCCGTCTCGGCGGACCTCGCACAGCGCCAGCTCGCCATCCCCATGCACGCCGAGCTCTCCCTCCAGCAGGCCGAGCGGGTCGTCGAGGCGCTGCGCCCGGCGCTGCGCAACAACACGAGCTCGTCGCGGCGGCCCGAGGGTTCCGCCGCGCCCCGGACCACGTCTCCTGTCCAGGACAACAAGGGAGGAGCGGCATGA
- a CDS encoding class I SAM-dependent methyltransferase — translation MTDGRPNSDRVLRLITGYWATGIVGTAAKYALFTHIEDGARTVDALAARAELSVRGTQALLDGLVSLDLVERRGGEYHNTEEAATYLVDHLPTSLTSFAQFKMGHMGSLTDLPEVVRAGGPLSTSVVEVADNPHWEALVTALAASSVPATEIAAEALGIAGAGEVSILDIGGGSGIYCGTFLELNPAARATQLDWAPINAIARRLLAERGVGERVDYIDGDFHTTEFGTSAYDYVVYSNIARQEGPQDNMALFAKIRAALKPGGTLIVSDYVVDDDRGGGSKYALQFASEMLLKSRHGSTWRRADYHEWLVKSEFEEITFQPTPSPATLIFAR, via the coding sequence ATGACCGACGGCCGTCCCAACTCCGATCGGGTGCTGCGGCTCATCACGGGCTACTGGGCCACCGGCATCGTGGGCACCGCGGCGAAGTACGCGCTGTTCACGCACATCGAGGACGGCGCCCGTACGGTCGACGCCCTGGCCGCCCGCGCCGAGCTGTCCGTCCGCGGCACGCAGGCCCTGCTCGACGGACTGGTCAGCCTGGACCTGGTCGAGCGGCGCGGCGGCGAATACCACAACACCGAGGAGGCGGCCACCTACCTGGTGGACCACCTGCCGACCAGCCTCACCAGCTTCGCCCAGTTCAAGATGGGCCACATGGGCTCCCTCACGGACCTGCCCGAGGTGGTGCGGGCCGGCGGCCCGCTCTCCACCTCGGTGGTCGAGGTCGCCGACAACCCGCACTGGGAGGCGCTGGTCACGGCGCTGGCCGCGTCGTCGGTGCCGGCGACGGAGATCGCCGCCGAGGCCCTCGGGATCGCCGGCGCGGGGGAGGTCTCGATCCTCGACATCGGCGGCGGCTCCGGTATCTACTGCGGCACCTTCCTGGAGCTGAACCCGGCCGCCCGCGCCACCCAGCTCGACTGGGCGCCGATCAACGCCATCGCGCGCCGGCTGCTCGCCGAGCGCGGGGTGGGCGAGCGCGTCGACTACATCGACGGCGACTTCCACACCACGGAGTTCGGCACGTCCGCGTACGACTACGTGGTGTATTCCAACATCGCCCGCCAGGAGGGGCCGCAGGACAACATGGCCCTCTTCGCGAAGATCAGGGCCGCCCTGAAGCCCGGCGGCACGCTCATCGTCTCCGACTACGTCGTGGACGACGACCGGGGCGGCGGCTCGAAGTACGCCCTGCAGTTCGCCTCGGAGATGCTGCTGAAGAGCAGGCACGGCAGCACCTGGCGGCGGGCCGACTACCACGAGTGGCTGGTCAAGTCGGAGTTCGAGGAGATCACGTTCCAGCCCACGCCCTCGCCCGCCACATTGATCTTCGCCAGGTAG